The following coding sequences are from one Bufo bufo chromosome 2, aBufBuf1.1, whole genome shotgun sequence window:
- the LOC120989032 gene encoding uncharacterized protein LOC120989032: MVSEQGHLPEDLGKMGPSGGRLVRLQKECAGGMLLLPKPGRQTLGNRCPIDTLELEPGLRLPPNTSSSQGHPETPRGTNYSDLNSPFVAEEELVLHSKTAIAGGSMGNPFPERCSSPGPSTSSRPRDIQTVSLDPESETLRNRGLSEKVISTLRASRKNVTSAIYLKIWKRYCSWLGVERPDTSSPPINRILDFLQCGLELGLRPSTLKVQVSALSSFYDCSLASHRWIRRFFRAVSRLRPSLKSRAPTWDLNIVLEGLTKPPFVPLSEISLKHLSLKTALERSRPFLVGNPTSRSPKITSV; this comes from the exons ATGGTCTCTGAACAGGGACATCTTCCGGAAGATCTCGGAAAGATGGGGCCGTCCGGAGGTAGACTTGTTCGCCTCCAGAAAGAATGCGCAGGTGGAATGCTTCTGCTCCCTAAACCGGGAAGACAGACCCTGGGCAATCGATGCCCTATCGATACACTGGAATTGGAACCTGGCCTACGCCTTCCCCCCAATACCTCTTCTTCCCAGGGTCATCCAGAAACTCCTAGGGGAACCAACTACTCTGATCTTAATAGCCCCTTTGTGGCCGAAGAGGAGTTGGTTCTCCACTCTAAAACAGCTATCGCTGGAGGATCCATGGGAAATCCCTTTCCAGAAAGATGTTCTAGTCCAGGGCCCTCTACTTCATCCAGACCCCGGGATATTCAAACTGTCAGTctggatcctgagagcgagaCATTAAGAAACAGGGGTCTTTCAGAAAAAGTGATATCTACCCTAAGGGCCAGTAGGAAAAATGTGACGTCTGCCATCTACCTAAAGATCTGGAAGAGATACTGTTCCTGGTTAGGAGTGGAGCGcccagacacctcctcccctcccaTCAATAGGATCTTGGATTTTCTACAGTGCGGCTTGGAATTGGGCCTAAGACCTAGTACCCTGAAAGTCCAGGTTTCTGCTCTCAGCTCCTTTTATGACTGCAGCCTAGCTAGCCACAGATGGATCAGGAGGTTCTTTAGAGCGGTTTCAAGATTGAGACCCTCTCTGAAATCAAGGGCTCCTACTTGGGACCTTAACATAGTCCTAGAAGGCCTAACAAAACCTCCCTTCGTACCGTTATCAGAAATCTCTTTAAAACACCTTTCCCTAAAAACTGCCT TGGAGAGATCCAGGCCCTTTCTTGTAGGGAACCCTACCTCCAGATCACCCAAGATCACATCCGTTTAA